One window of the Peromyscus leucopus breed LL Stock chromosome 17, UCI_PerLeu_2.1, whole genome shotgun sequence genome contains the following:
- the Spcs3 gene encoding signal peptidase complex subunit 3 isoform X2 codes for MNTVLSRANSLFAFSLSVMAALTFGCFITTAFKDRSVPVRLHVSRIMLKNVEDFTGPRERSDLGFITFDITADLENIFDWNVKQLFLYLSAEYSTKNNALNQVVLWDKIVLRGDNPKLLLKDMKTKYFFFDDGNGLKGNRNVTLTLSWNVVPNAGILPLVTGSGHVSVPFPDTYEITKSY; via the exons ATGAACACCGTGCTGTCGCGCGCGAACTCGCTCTTCGCCTTCTCGCTGAGCGTGATGGCGGCGCTCACCTTCGGCTGCTTCATCACCACCGCCTTCAAGGACCGGAGCGTGCCCGTGCGGCTGCACGTCTCGCGGATCATGCT AAAAAATGTAGAAGACTTCACTGGCCCGAGAGAAAGAAGTGACCTGGGATTCATCACATTTGATATAACTGCTG ATCTAGAGAATATATTTGATTGGAACGTTAAAcagttatttctttatttgtcaGCAGAGTATTCAACAAAAAATAAT GCTCTGAACCAAGTTGTCCTTTGGGACAAGATTGTTTTAAGAGGTGATAATCCGAAGCTGCTTTTGAAAGATATGAAGACAAAGTATTTTTTCTTCGATGACGGGAATGGCCTCAA GGGAAACAGGAACGTCACTTTGACGCTATCTTGGAATGTGGTACCAAATGCTGGAATTCTACCTCTTGTGACAGGATCGGGACATGTATCTGTCCCATTCCCAGATACATATGAAATAACGAAGAGTTACTAA
- the Spcs3 gene encoding signal peptidase complex subunit 3 isoform X1, whose amino-acid sequence MAPRWPSDPSPELGPLPRGPGAALSPSFLSLPCLTHPANEGATQQHTHSRASACRLPGGLRARVGSAVSHPPPSGPRGRGSHHPGVGEAKAVRKNVEDFTGPRERSDLGFITFDITADLENIFDWNVKQLFLYLSAEYSTKNNALNQVVLWDKIVLRGDNPKLLLKDMKTKYFFFDDGNGLKGNRNVTLTLSWNVVPNAGILPLVTGSGHVSVPFPDTYEITKSY is encoded by the exons ATGGCCCCCCGGTGGCCTTCGGACCCCAGCCCTGAGCTGGGTCCGCTCCCGAGGGGCCCGGGGGCCGcgctctccccttccttcctgtccctcccGTGCCTCACCCACCCGGCCAATGAGGGAGCAACACAACAGCACACCCACAGCCGCGCTTCCGCCTGCCGCCTCCCCGGGGGCCTGCGAGCGCGCGTGGGGTCCGCGGTCAGCCACCCCCCCCCCTCGGGGCCCCGGGGCCGGGGCTCGCACCACCCTGGCGTGGGTGAGGCTAAAGCGGTTCG AAAAAATGTAGAAGACTTCACTGGCCCGAGAGAAAGAAGTGACCTGGGATTCATCACATTTGATATAACTGCTG ATCTAGAGAATATATTTGATTGGAACGTTAAAcagttatttctttatttgtcaGCAGAGTATTCAACAAAAAATAAT GCTCTGAACCAAGTTGTCCTTTGGGACAAGATTGTTTTAAGAGGTGATAATCCGAAGCTGCTTTTGAAAGATATGAAGACAAAGTATTTTTTCTTCGATGACGGGAATGGCCTCAA GGGAAACAGGAACGTCACTTTGACGCTATCTTGGAATGTGGTACCAAATGCTGGAATTCTACCTCTTGTGACAGGATCGGGACATGTATCTGTCCCATTCCCAGATACATATGAAATAACGAAGAGTTACTAA